A stretch of the bacterium genome encodes the following:
- the priA gene encoding primosomal protein N' — MTRGNENEHGTALVEVALPVPLPQTFTYLMPEAWEDPVRAGDLVAAPFGRRKAVAGMVVSVSRTPGEVVERDGHRLRPLSRCFGPAYAITDDRRRLLDWMCGYYALPAGELVPLFHPPSPGTRARATARRPAAFPLSDRRVVDLTADQSRAVASAVDHLDRGAYGVLLLHGVTGSGKTEVYLRAIAETLDRGRSAVYLLPEIALTPQTEARIRERFGDAVATLHSGLSAGQRCRVHEAAAAGEVRVVVGPRSALFVPLRALGLVVMDEEHDSSYKQEEKPRYHARHAALVRAREAGAFVILGSATPDLESVRNARDGRYQLVELHDRPVGEVPAVEIVDMREERSGDGFSDKLLQSLERTLAGGRQAILYYNRRGFARVLQCSACGGAVPCPHCDIGLTVHLRPRRLLCHYCGHSRPAPEICPECGAAEFLPAGGGTEKLELALTAHFPCARILRLDQDTTRRRGSHARILTAFASGEADILVGTQMVAKGHHFPGVDLVGVLAADDGVSLPDFRAHERSFQLLTQVAGRTGRDGAGSVIFQTWQPDHHVLRHAAAQDALAFATEELAVRAEVGYPPYRRMLRLALVSRRLGEVSAAAATLADLIRAGLRNPAVEVLGPAPAVFPRLHDRYRYQLLLKGGLSTAEKAWLADCARRMGARTRGLDVMLDVDPVGMW, encoded by the coding sequence TTGACCAGAGGGAACGAGAACGAGCACGGTACGGCGCTGGTCGAGGTGGCCCTGCCCGTGCCGCTGCCGCAGACTTTCACCTACCTGATGCCGGAGGCCTGGGAGGATCCCGTGCGTGCGGGGGATCTGGTCGCCGCGCCGTTCGGCCGCCGCAAGGCGGTGGCGGGCATGGTGGTCTCCGTGAGCAGGACGCCAGGCGAGGTCGTCGAGCGCGACGGCCACCGGCTCCGTCCGCTGTCGAGGTGTTTCGGGCCTGCCTATGCCATCACCGACGACCGCCGGCGGTTGCTGGACTGGATGTGCGGCTATTACGCCCTGCCGGCCGGCGAACTGGTACCCCTGTTCCATCCGCCGTCTCCAGGCACCAGGGCCCGCGCCACGGCGCGCAGGCCGGCCGCGTTTCCCCTGAGCGATCGCCGTGTGGTCGATTTGACGGCCGACCAGTCGCGGGCCGTCGCGTCAGCCGTGGACCACCTCGACCGGGGCGCTTACGGTGTGCTGCTGTTGCACGGCGTGACCGGCAGCGGCAAGACGGAGGTCTACCTGAGGGCCATCGCCGAGACGCTGGACCGCGGTCGTTCCGCCGTCTACCTGTTGCCCGAGATCGCGCTCACGCCCCAGACCGAAGCCCGGATCCGTGAACGCTTCGGTGACGCTGTGGCGACCCTTCACAGCGGTCTGTCCGCCGGTCAACGCTGCCGCGTCCACGAAGCGGCCGCCGCCGGCGAGGTGCGCGTGGTGGTGGGACCCCGATCCGCGCTGTTCGTGCCGCTGCGGGCTCTGGGGCTGGTCGTCATGGACGAGGAGCACGACTCCTCGTACAAGCAGGAGGAGAAGCCGCGGTACCACGCCCGTCATGCTGCTCTGGTCCGCGCCCGCGAAGCCGGGGCCTTCGTGATCCTCGGCTCGGCCACTCCCGATCTCGAGAGCGTGCGCAACGCACGCGATGGCCGCTACCAGCTGGTCGAATTGCATGACCGCCCGGTGGGGGAGGTGCCGGCGGTGGAGATCGTCGACATGCGCGAAGAGAGGTCGGGGGACGGATTCTCGGACAAGCTCCTGCAAAGTCTCGAACGCACGCTGGCGGGCGGACGGCAGGCCATCCTCTACTACAACCGGCGCGGCTTCGCCCGGGTGCTGCAATGTTCGGCCTGCGGCGGGGCCGTTCCCTGTCCCCACTGCGACATCGGCTTGACGGTGCATCTGCGTCCGCGCCGCCTGCTCTGCCACTACTGCGGCCACTCCCGACCGGCACCCGAGATCTGTCCCGAATGCGGGGCGGCGGAATTCCTGCCGGCCGGCGGCGGCACCGAGAAGCTTGAACTGGCCCTGACGGCTCATTTCCCTTGCGCGAGAATCCTGCGCCTGGATCAGGACACGACCCGCCGCCGCGGCAGCCACGCCCGCATCCTGACCGCCTTCGCGAGCGGCGAAGCGGACATACTCGTCGGCACGCAGATGGTGGCCAAGGGGCACCATTTTCCGGGCGTCGACCTGGTGGGCGTGCTCGCGGCCGACGATGGCGTCTCGCTGCCCGACTTCCGCGCGCACGAGCGTTCCTTCCAGCTCCTGACCCAGGTGGCCGGGCGCACCGGACGCGACGGGGCCGGGTCGGTCATCTTCCAGACCTGGCAGCCCGATCATCACGTGCTGCGCCACGCCGCCGCCCAGGACGCCCTGGCCTTCGCGACCGAGGAACTGGCGGTCCGCGCCGAGGTGGGCTATCCGCCCTACCGCCGCATGCTCCGCCTGGCGCTGGTCAGCCGCCGGCTCGGCGAGGTCTCGGCAGCCGCGGCGACGCTGGCCGACCTGATCAGGGCCGGCCTGCGCAACCCCGCGGTGGAGGTGCTGGGTCCCGCGCCCGCCGTCTTCCCGCGCCTGCACGACCGCTACCGCTACCAGCTGCTGCTCAAAGGCGGCTTGTCCACCGCGGAGAAGGCCTGGCTGGCCGACTGTGCCCGCCGTATGGGCGCGCGGACCCGGGGACTGGACGTCATGCTGGACGTGGATCCGGTGGGCATGTGGTAG
- a CDS encoding right-handed parallel beta-helix repeat-containing protein, translated as MHTFSRTTAPSRIIRCAVPLLAGLILVTATPALADWVADDTFINSRTPEERANLFGFKQSPDFEREYAERLRTLDEKQELPEFFSWATQGGLTIAKDQGGCGSCWAFAGIGQIEAHMKIFYGQELDLSEQQTIDCNPYGADCDGGWASAVYNVAMTYGLTREAALPYNASSTAPCTQSAYLPFAFVDSWYYVSTTVTQIKTALLDGPVCSSMDADEPFPSYTEGCYNEPGGPWTNHLVLIVGWDDRGCGGTGAWICKNSWGTDFGDGGLFSIGFGASLIGTNVTQIQLVVPPVDVVLLGPDPEVDYFAEESLEIEWLTTDAPCDYVDIWVGEHGVFDTRIAESTPNDGSFMWTIPNVTTDQLRICVVADGDTRNGFDISDYYTVIGHKTVYVSALGSNTPPYISPATAAHTITDAVTACTGRDTILVATGDYTGTVGISGSVWVIGGWDDSFVSRDSQANPTRIQSPASGMVFSYSPAGYSGVVGLEFHDCIGLMGSMPALGRHGGGIYCSNSSPLIKDCVFIDDSADPFGGYGVGGAIVVYGGSPRIEGCTFTGSLADQGGAVAMFAPVAAEISDSEFLANDCTESASGQEGAALYVLGGSATLSGNHFEGNDTTFHGGAVYAENADLTLSDNDFVGNQAEARGGAVAIQGGSLLVQGGSFVGNASVTTMGGGVHAFGADVVMRNVLVSGNVGPSLGAGVFLDSTGAVELENCAFVDNVSSAANMGAVGILIGDSFLFRNNVVADNQGGGIGGVVTTLNLDYNLIWNNGVDYLLFTPGIHDISVEPLYVDAGGGDYGLALHSPGLDRGDPDAACNDVDASRNDMGVCGGPAAVTSAPAAIQGAQLTDLGDGRLEVGWDLNTEPDIHRYVVYNSTDDPFVPSPGLVVADVLHPVQSWIDDTPSGGYYLVVAVDATGHVGGYSEQVGGATPVAGDPVPRALAVTRVTPNPFNPRTTVAFDVPRSGPIDVFIHDMRGRVVRRLVDGELDAGRHEVVWNGRDDAGAPVASGVYLVRVGDGSRTASAKLMLAK; from the coding sequence ATGCATACGTTTTCGCGTACGACTGCACCCTCGCGGATCATCCGTTGCGCCGTCCCGCTACTGGCCGGCCTCATTCTCGTCACCGCGACGCCCGCCCTGGCGGACTGGGTGGCCGACGACACCTTCATCAACAGCCGCACGCCCGAGGAGAGGGCCAACCTCTTCGGTTTCAAGCAGTCGCCCGATTTCGAGCGCGAGTACGCGGAAAGGCTCCGCACCTTAGACGAAAAGCAGGAACTGCCCGAGTTCTTCAGCTGGGCGACACAGGGCGGCTTGACGATCGCCAAGGACCAGGGGGGGTGCGGATCCTGCTGGGCCTTCGCCGGGATCGGCCAGATCGAAGCCCACATGAAGATCTTCTACGGCCAGGAGCTGGATCTCTCCGAGCAGCAGACGATCGACTGCAATCCCTACGGCGCCGATTGCGACGGCGGCTGGGCCTCTGCGGTCTACAACGTGGCCATGACCTACGGTCTGACGCGCGAGGCCGCGCTTCCCTACAACGCCTCCTCCACGGCACCCTGCACGCAGAGCGCCTACCTGCCTTTCGCCTTCGTCGACAGCTGGTACTACGTGTCCACCACCGTCACCCAGATCAAGACGGCCCTGCTGGACGGGCCCGTCTGTTCCTCGATGGATGCGGACGAACCGTTTCCCAGCTACACGGAGGGTTGCTACAACGAGCCCGGCGGACCCTGGACCAATCACCTCGTCCTGATCGTCGGCTGGGACGATCGCGGCTGTGGCGGTACCGGAGCCTGGATCTGCAAGAACTCGTGGGGCACGGACTTCGGCGACGGCGGGCTCTTCAGCATCGGGTTCGGCGCGTCCCTCATCGGCACCAACGTCACCCAGATCCAGCTCGTGGTCCCGCCGGTCGACGTGGTCCTGCTGGGTCCCGACCCGGAAGTCGATTATTTCGCCGAAGAGTCGCTGGAAATCGAATGGCTCACGACGGATGCTCCCTGCGACTACGTCGACATCTGGGTCGGCGAACACGGCGTCTTCGACACCAGGATCGCCGAGAGCACTCCCAACGACGGCTCCTTCATGTGGACGATCCCCAACGTCACCACGGACCAGCTGCGCATCTGCGTCGTGGCCGATGGGGACACACGCAACGGTTTCGACATCTCCGATTACTACACGGTGATCGGCCACAAGACGGTCTACGTATCCGCCCTGGGCAGCAACACCCCGCCATACATCTCGCCGGCCACCGCCGCCCATACGATCACCGACGCAGTCACGGCCTGCACCGGGCGCGACACCATACTGGTGGCCACGGGCGACTACACCGGGACGGTCGGCATCAGCGGTTCCGTCTGGGTGATCGGCGGCTGGGACGATTCCTTCGTCTCACGCGATTCCCAGGCCAATCCCACCCGCATCCAGTCTCCCGCGAGCGGTATGGTCTTCAGCTACTCTCCCGCGGGCTATTCCGGCGTGGTCGGCCTCGAGTTCCACGACTGCATCGGTCTGATGGGCAGCATGCCTGCCCTGGGGCGCCACGGCGGCGGCATCTACTGCAGCAACTCCTCGCCCTTGATCAAGGATTGCGTCTTCATCGACGACAGCGCGGATCCGTTCGGTGGATATGGCGTCGGCGGCGCGATCGTCGTCTACGGAGGCAGCCCGCGCATCGAGGGCTGTACCTTCACGGGCAGCCTGGCAGATCAAGGCGGCGCCGTGGCGATGTTCGCTCCCGTTGCGGCAGAGATCAGCGACAGCGAATTCCTGGCCAACGACTGCACCGAGAGCGCCAGCGGCCAGGAGGGCGCCGCGCTCTACGTGCTGGGCGGCTCCGCCACCCTTTCCGGAAATCATTTCGAGGGCAACGACACCACCTTCCACGGCGGAGCGGTCTACGCGGAGAACGCGGACCTTACGCTCTCGGACAACGATTTCGTCGGGAACCAGGCCGAGGCCAGGGGCGGGGCGGTTGCGATCCAGGGCGGTTCCCTGCTCGTCCAGGGCGGCTCCTTCGTCGGCAACGCGTCCGTGACGACCATGGGCGGCGGCGTGCACGCCTTCGGGGCCGACGTAGTGATGCGGAATGTCCTGGTCAGCGGGAACGTAGGGCCGTCCCTCGGCGCCGGCGTGTTCCTGGACTCGACCGGCGCGGTCGAGCTGGAGAACTGCGCTTTCGTGGACAACGTGTCTTCCGCCGCGAACATGGGCGCCGTGGGCATCCTCATCGGCGATTCCTTCCTCTTCCGCAACAACGTCGTGGCGGACAACCAGGGCGGCGGCATCGGCGGCGTCGTCACCACCCTGAACCTGGACTACAACCTGATCTGGAACAACGGCGTGGACTACTTGTTGTTCACGCCCGGTATCCATGATATCAGCGTCGAACCGCTCTATGTCGATGCCGGGGGCGGCGACTACGGATTGGCCCTGCATTCGCCGGGCCTGGACCGGGGCGATCCCGACGCGGCTTGCAACGACGTGGACGCCTCGCGCAACGACATGGGAGTCTGCGGCGGCCCGGCCGCCGTCACCTCCGCACCCGCGGCGATCCAGGGCGCCCAGTTGACAGATCTTGGCGACGGCCGGCTGGAAGTGGGCTGGGATCTGAACACCGAACCCGACATCCATCGTTATGTCGTCTACAACTCGACGGACGACCCGTTCGTGCCGTCGCCCGGACTCGTGGTCGCGGACGTGCTGCATCCGGTCCAGAGCTGGATCGACGACACCCCGTCGGGAGGCTACTACCTGGTCGTGGCCGTGGATGCGACCGGTCACGTGGGCGGCTACTCGGAGCAGGTCGGCGGCGCCACGCCGGTCGCCGGCGATCCGGTGCCCAGGGCCCTGGCCGTGACCCGCGTCACGCCCAACCCGTTCAACCCGC